Proteins encoded within one genomic window of Lynx canadensis isolate LIC74 chromosome B4, mLynCan4.pri.v2, whole genome shotgun sequence:
- the SPRYD4 gene encoding SPRY domain-containing protein 4: MALPFARSLFLCRWGAKRLAAAVAEARRGISFKLEEKTAHSSLALFKGDTGVKYGIVGLEPTKLALNVERFREWAVVLADTAVTSGRHYWEVTVKRSHQFRIGVADVDMSRDSCIGVDDRSWVFTYAQRKWHTMLANEKAPIEGMGQPEKVGLLLEYEAQKLSLVDVSRVAVVHTLQTDFRGPVVPAFALWDGELLTHSGLEVPKGL; the protein is encoded by the exons ATGGCGCTGCCTTTTGCACGTTCGCTGTTCTTGTGCCGCTGGGGAGCTAAACGATTGGCGGCAGCCGTCGCGGAAGCCCGCAGAG GCATCAGTttcaaactggaagaaaaaaccGCCCACAGCAGCCTGGCGCTCTTCAAAGGTGACACAGGTGTCAAGTATGGCATAGTAGGATTGGAGCCCACCAAGTTGGCCCTGAATGTGGAGCGCTTCCGGGAATGGGCCGTAGTGCTGGCAGACACAGCAGTCACCAGTGGCAGGCACTACTGGGAAGTGACAGTGAAGCGCTCCCACCAATTCCGAATAGGAGTGGCAGATGTGGATATGTCCCGGGATAGCTGCATCGGTGTTGACGATCGTTCCTGGGTGTTCACGTATGCCCAGCGCAAGTGGCACACCATGTTGGCCAACGAAAAAGCCCCTATTGAGGGCATGGGGCAGCCAGAGAAGGTGGGGCTGTTGCTGGAGTATGAGGCCCAAAAGCTGAGCCTGGTGGATGTGAGCAGGGTCGCTGTGGTCCACACGCTACAGACAGATTTCCGAGGTCCAGTGGTACCTGCCTTTGCCCTATGGGATGGAGAGCTGCTGACCCACTCAGGGCTTGAAGTGCCTAAAGGCCTCTAG
- the GLS2 gene encoding glutaminase liver isoform, mitochondrial isoform X1: MRSMRALQNALSGAGSHCWLGGWGHLSRSPLLGGGVRHHLSEAAALGRETPHSHQPQHRDHDSSESGMLSRLGDLLFYTIAEGQERIPIHKFTTALKATGLQTSDPRLRDCMSQMRRMVRESSSGGLLDRDLFQKCVSSNIVLLTQAFRKKFVIPDFEEFTSHVDRIFEDAKELTGGKVAAYIPQLAKSNPDLWGVSLCTVDGQRHSVGHTKIPFCLQSCVKPLTYAISISTLGTDYVHKFVGKEPSGLRYNKLSLNEEGIPHNPMVNAGAIVVSSLIKMDCNKAEKFDFVLQYLNKMAGNEYMGFSNATFQSEKETGDRNYAIGYYLKEKKCFPKGVDMMAALDLYFQLCSVEVTCESGSVMAATLANGGICPITGESVLSAEAVRNTLSLMHSCGMYDFSGQFAFHVGLPAKSAVSGAILLVVPNVMGMMCLSPPLDKLGNSHRGISFCQKLVSLFNFHNYDNLRHCARKLDPRREGGEVRNKTVVNLLFAAYSGDVSALRRFALSAMDMEQKDYDSRTALHVAAAEGHIEVVKFLIEACKVNPFVKDRWGNIPLDDAVQFNHLEVVKLLQDYQDSYTPSETQAEAAAEALSKENLESMV, translated from the exons ATGCGCTCTATGAGGGCTCTGCAGAATGCGCTGAGCGGGGCCGGCAGTCACTgctggctgggaggctggggtcaCCTGAGCCGGAGCCCTCTTCTTGGCGGGGGCGTCCGGCACCACCTCAGTGAGGCCGCGGCGCTGGGCAGAGAGACGCCGCACAGCCACCAGCCGCAGCACCGGGATCA TGATTCATCAGAGAGTGGCATGCTGTCGCGCCTGGGTGATCTGCTCTTCTACACTATTGCTGAGGGACAGGAACGAATCCCTATCCACAAGTTCACTACT GCACTGAAGGCCACTGGACTGCAGACATCAGATCCCCGGCTTCGGGACTGCATGAGCCAGATGCGCCGCATGGTTCGAGAGTCCAGCAGTGGTGGCCTCTTGGACCGAGATCTCTTCCAAAA GTGTGTGAGCAGCAACATTGTGCTCCTGACCCAGGCATTCCGAAAGAAGTTTGTCATTCCTGATTTTGAGGAGTTCACGAGCCATGTGGATCGCATCTTTGAGGATGCCAAAGAGCTCACTGGAGGCAAA GTGGCGGCCTACATCCCTCAGCTGGCCAAATCCAATCCAGACCTGTGGGGTGTCTCCCTGTGCACTGTGGATGGTCAGCG GCACTCCGTGGGCCACACAAAGATCCCCTTCTGCCTGCAGTCTTGTGTGAAGCCCCTCACCTATGCCATCTCCATAAGCACCCTAGGCACTGACTACGTGCACAAGTTTGTGGGCAAGGAGCCCAGTGGCCTACGTTACAACAAGCTCTCTCTCAATGAGGAAG GAATCCCCCATAACCCCATGGTCAATGCTGGTGCCATTGTTGTGAGCTCCCTGATCAAG atGGACTGTAACAAAGCAGAGAAGTTTGATTTT gtaTTACAGTATCTGAACAAAATGGCTGGGAACGAATACATGGGTTTCAGCAATGCTAC ATTCcagtcagagaaggaaacaggggaTCGGAATTATGCCATTGGCTACTAtctaaaggaaaagaag TGCTTTCCTAAGGGGGTGGACATGATGGCTGCCCTTGATCTCtatttccag CTGTGCTCCGTGGAGGTGACCTGTGAGTCAGGCAGTGTCATGGCAGCCACCCTGGCCAATGGCGGGATCTGCCCCATCACAGGAGAGAGCGTGCTGAGCGCTGAAGCAGTGCGCAACACCCTCAGCCTCATGCACTCCTGCGGCATGTACGACTTCTCAGGCCAGTTTGCCTTCCAT GTGGGCCTGCCAGCCAAGTCAGCTGTGTCAGGAGCCATCCTCCTAGTAGTACCTAATGTCATGGGAATGATGTGTCTGTCACCTCCACTGGACAAGCTAGGGAACAGCCACAGGGGCATCAGCTTCTGCCAG AAGTTGGTGTCTCTCTTCAATTTCCACAACTACGACAACCTGAGGCACTGTGCTCGGAAGTTAGACCCACGGCGTGAAGGGGGAGAAGTTCGG AACAAGACTGTGGTGAACCTATTATTTGCTGCCTATAGTGGAGATGTCTCAGCTCTTCGAAG GTTTGCCTTGTCAGCCATGGACATGGAACAGAAAGATTATGACTCCCGCACAGCCCTGCATGTTGCTGCAGCTGAAG GACACATCGAAGTTGTTAAATTCCTGATTGAGGCTTGCAAAGTGAATCCTTTTGTTAAGGACAG GTGGGGCAACATTCCCCTGGATGATGCTGTGCAGTTCAACCACCTGGAGGTGGTGAAACTGCTTCAGGATTACCAGGACTCCTATACACCATCTGAAACTCAGGCCGAAGCCGCGGCCGAGGCCCTGTCCAAGGAGAACTTAGAGAGCATGGTGTGA
- the GLS2 gene encoding glutaminase liver isoform, mitochondrial isoform X2, producing the protein MPFLLDLGFWVRRARAVTCRPPGRAFGQVGPRDGACPSDSSESGMLSRLGDLLFYTIAEGQERIPIHKFTTALKATGLQTSDPRLRDCMSQMRRMVRESSSGGLLDRDLFQKCVSSNIVLLTQAFRKKFVIPDFEEFTSHVDRIFEDAKELTGGKVAAYIPQLAKSNPDLWGVSLCTVDGQRHSVGHTKIPFCLQSCVKPLTYAISISTLGTDYVHKFVGKEPSGLRYNKLSLNEEGIPHNPMVNAGAIVVSSLIKMDCNKAEKFDFVLQYLNKMAGNEYMGFSNATFQSEKETGDRNYAIGYYLKEKKCFPKGVDMMAALDLYFQLCSVEVTCESGSVMAATLANGGICPITGESVLSAEAVRNTLSLMHSCGMYDFSGQFAFHVGLPAKSAVSGAILLVVPNVMGMMCLSPPLDKLGNSHRGISFCQKLVSLFNFHNYDNLRHCARKLDPRREGGEVRNKTVVNLLFAAYSGDVSALRRFALSAMDMEQKDYDSRTALHVAAAEGHIEVVKFLIEACKVNPFVKDRWGNIPLDDAVQFNHLEVVKLLQDYQDSYTPSETQAEAAAEALSKENLESMV; encoded by the exons ATGCCTTTTCTTTTAGATCTGGGGTTTTGGGTCCGCCGCGCTCGGGCGGTAACATGCCGTCCGCCCGGGAGGGCGTTTGGGCAGGTCGGTCCTCGGGATGGTGCCTGTCCAAG TGATTCATCAGAGAGTGGCATGCTGTCGCGCCTGGGTGATCTGCTCTTCTACACTATTGCTGAGGGACAGGAACGAATCCCTATCCACAAGTTCACTACT GCACTGAAGGCCACTGGACTGCAGACATCAGATCCCCGGCTTCGGGACTGCATGAGCCAGATGCGCCGCATGGTTCGAGAGTCCAGCAGTGGTGGCCTCTTGGACCGAGATCTCTTCCAAAA GTGTGTGAGCAGCAACATTGTGCTCCTGACCCAGGCATTCCGAAAGAAGTTTGTCATTCCTGATTTTGAGGAGTTCACGAGCCATGTGGATCGCATCTTTGAGGATGCCAAAGAGCTCACTGGAGGCAAA GTGGCGGCCTACATCCCTCAGCTGGCCAAATCCAATCCAGACCTGTGGGGTGTCTCCCTGTGCACTGTGGATGGTCAGCG GCACTCCGTGGGCCACACAAAGATCCCCTTCTGCCTGCAGTCTTGTGTGAAGCCCCTCACCTATGCCATCTCCATAAGCACCCTAGGCACTGACTACGTGCACAAGTTTGTGGGCAAGGAGCCCAGTGGCCTACGTTACAACAAGCTCTCTCTCAATGAGGAAG GAATCCCCCATAACCCCATGGTCAATGCTGGTGCCATTGTTGTGAGCTCCCTGATCAAG atGGACTGTAACAAAGCAGAGAAGTTTGATTTT gtaTTACAGTATCTGAACAAAATGGCTGGGAACGAATACATGGGTTTCAGCAATGCTAC ATTCcagtcagagaaggaaacaggggaTCGGAATTATGCCATTGGCTACTAtctaaaggaaaagaag TGCTTTCCTAAGGGGGTGGACATGATGGCTGCCCTTGATCTCtatttccag CTGTGCTCCGTGGAGGTGACCTGTGAGTCAGGCAGTGTCATGGCAGCCACCCTGGCCAATGGCGGGATCTGCCCCATCACAGGAGAGAGCGTGCTGAGCGCTGAAGCAGTGCGCAACACCCTCAGCCTCATGCACTCCTGCGGCATGTACGACTTCTCAGGCCAGTTTGCCTTCCAT GTGGGCCTGCCAGCCAAGTCAGCTGTGTCAGGAGCCATCCTCCTAGTAGTACCTAATGTCATGGGAATGATGTGTCTGTCACCTCCACTGGACAAGCTAGGGAACAGCCACAGGGGCATCAGCTTCTGCCAG AAGTTGGTGTCTCTCTTCAATTTCCACAACTACGACAACCTGAGGCACTGTGCTCGGAAGTTAGACCCACGGCGTGAAGGGGGAGAAGTTCGG AACAAGACTGTGGTGAACCTATTATTTGCTGCCTATAGTGGAGATGTCTCAGCTCTTCGAAG GTTTGCCTTGTCAGCCATGGACATGGAACAGAAAGATTATGACTCCCGCACAGCCCTGCATGTTGCTGCAGCTGAAG GACACATCGAAGTTGTTAAATTCCTGATTGAGGCTTGCAAAGTGAATCCTTTTGTTAAGGACAG GTGGGGCAACATTCCCCTGGATGATGCTGTGCAGTTCAACCACCTGGAGGTGGTGAAACTGCTTCAGGATTACCAGGACTCCTATACACCATCTGAAACTCAGGCCGAAGCCGCGGCCGAGGCCCTGTCCAAGGAGAACTTAGAGAGCATGGTGTGA